TGGTGCTTGCGGGCTTTTATATACAAATTGGATTAATAGGTCAACCGATTTTTCTTTTTACATAGGTCGTGATCAATTATATATTGATGATAAATATGCTTATGATGCAGCTAGGACTTTAATAAAATACGGATTTGAGGATCTTAATTTAAATAAGATATGGATGGAATTATATGAATATGACCATAAAAAATTAAATTTTTTTAAAGATAAATTTAGTTTTAAGGTAGATGGGAAGTTAAGACAGAATGCGTTTAGTGAAGGTAAATATTGGGATTCATTTATTATTTCAATATTAAAATCTGAGTTTTAAAAATGAAAAAAAAAATTGCAATAATACCTGCTAGAGGAGGAAGTAAAAGAATACCTAGGAAGAATATAAAAGAATTTTTAGGTAAGCCGATTATAGCGTATTCTATTGAAACGGCAATCTCTTCAGGATTATTTGACGAGATTATGGTTTCAACTAATGATAAAGAAATTGCCGAAATTGCATTGCAGTATGGTGCTAAAGTACCTTTTTTCAGAAGTTTAGAAAATTCAAGTGATGTAGCTACAACATTTGATGTTATTGAGGAAGTATTATTTCAATATAAACAATCAGGACTTGAATTTGATTTTGTATGTTGTTTGTATCCATGTGCTCCATTTGTAACAAAGTTCATTTTAAATGATGCTTTTTGGAAATTAACAAATCAAATGTATGATTTAGTATTTCCAATTATTAAGTATTCCTCCCCTATTCAAAGAGCAATTAGAATTGATAACAATAAAGCTAGATTTGTAAATCCAGAATTTTCTATTTATGGAACTCAAGATTTTGAAAACAAATTTTTTGATTCAGGACAATTTTATTTTTTTAAACCTAATGTATTATTGAAGGAAAAGACCCTTATAGTTGAAAATTCAGGTTTTATTCTTCTGAATAAAAATAGAGCTGAAGATATTGATGAACTGGAAGATTGGGAAGCTGCTGAAATTAAGTATAGAATAATCCATAATTTATAAAATTATATCATTTGAAAAAAATAATACTAGGCACAGTTCAAATGGGACTGGACTATGGCATAAACAATAAGCTTGGAAAAATTTCATTAGAAGAAAGTCATCAAATTTTATTGAGAGCTCATGTATATGGAATCACAACCTTAGATACTGCCGAAATTTATGGCAATGCACATCAAGTGATAGGCGATTTTCACAGATTAAATCCAAAAGTTAAATTTAAAGTGATTACCAAAATTCCTGACAATACAGTTTTTG
This sequence is a window from Flavobacterium ammoniigenes. Protein-coding genes within it:
- a CDS encoding GNAT family N-acetyltransferase — encoded protein: MLKGEITGLRAMEKDDLILLRDWRNNPDFRKNFREHKELNLLNQENWFDRTYPNPNDFMFVIVDLENNEPIGACGLLYTNWINRSTDFSFYIGRDQLYIDDKYAYDAARTLIKYGFEDLNLNKIWMELYEYDHKKLNFFKDKFSFKVDGKLRQNAFSEGKYWDSFIISILKSEF
- the pseF gene encoding pseudaminic acid cytidylyltransferase, producing the protein MKKKIAIIPARGGSKRIPRKNIKEFLGKPIIAYSIETAISSGLFDEIMVSTNDKEIAEIALQYGAKVPFFRSLENSSDVATTFDVIEEVLFQYKQSGLEFDFVCCLYPCAPFVTKFILNDAFWKLTNQMYDLVFPIIKYSSPIQRAIRIDNNKARFVNPEFSIYGTQDFENKFFDSGQFYFFKPNVLLKEKTLIVENSGFILLNKNRAEDIDELEDWEAAEIKYRIIHNL